Proteins encoded in a region of the Phaenicophaeus curvirostris isolate KB17595 chromosome 1, BPBGC_Pcur_1.0, whole genome shotgun sequence genome:
- the OSBPL8 gene encoding oxysterol-binding protein-related protein 8 isoform X8 produces MGHGSESKLFNGSEKDISLSSSKLTKKESLKVQKKNYREEKKRATKELLSTITDPSVIVMADWLKIRGTLKSWTKLWCVLKPGVLLVYKTPKNGQWVGTVLLNACELIERPSKKDGFCFKLFHPLEQSIWAIKGPKGEAVGSITQPLPSSYLIIRAASESDGRCWMDALELALKCSSLLKRTMIREGKEHDLNSSADSTHVSLYGLLRANNMHSGENLPLNDSEIERHHFKDQDMYSDKSDKENDHDHEESDNDGLGKSEESDSDTSERQDDSYIDPEPIDIKETTYVEQSPEELGEAGEAAQTEVVSEENKSLIWTLLKQVRPGMDLSKVVLPTFILEPRSFLDKLSDYYYHADFLSEAALEENAYNRMKKVVKWYLSGFYKKPKGLKKPYNPILGETFRCVWIHPRTNSKTFYIAEQVSHHPPISAFYVSNRKDGFCLSGSILAKSKFYGNSLSAILDGEGRLTFLNRGEDYVMTMPYAHCKGILYGTMTLELGGTVNITCEKTGYSATIEFKLKPFLGNNDSVNQISGKIKLGKEVLAILEGHWDSEVTISDKRTDISETFWNPTSDIKQRRLPRYTVKFEEQDDFESEKLWQQVTRAINNKDQTEATQEKYVLEEAQRRRAKERKLKGEEWTCKLFDQDSVTGEWHYKYADTRPWDPLNDMVQFEKDGTIQTKVRHRTPMVNVPKIKRKPAGQKKGECGFSSPEPDNQDSSGSEAQLLKHNTRIRKKGADLGELQSAIESIKETQEDIKRDIMALRNRVTVNSPPVDYHFLQFKHYVFILLLVLLQLTINFLFK; encoded by the exons ATGGGTCATGGG TCTGAATCCAAGCTTTTCAATGGCTCTGAGAAAGACATCTCTTTGTCTTCAAGCAAGCTTACAAAAAAAGAATCTCTCAAG gttcaaaagaaaaattacagagaagaaaagaagagagctACAAAAGAATTACTTAGCACTATCACAGACCCGTCAGTTATTGTTATGGCTGACTGGCTGAAG ATTCGTGGTACTTTGAAAAGCTGGACCAAGCTGTGGTGTGTACTGAAACCAGGAGTGTTGCTTGTttacaaaacccccaaaaatggCCAGTGGGTAGGAACGGTGCTCCTGAACGCTTGTGAACTCATTGAGAGGCCTTCTAAAAAAGATGGCTTTTGTTTCAAACTTTTTCATCCTTTGGAGCAGTCCATATGGGCTATAAAG GGTCCCAAAGGTGAAGCAGTTGGTTCTATAACTCAGCCATTGCCCAGCAGTTATCTGATCATCCGAGCTGCTTCAGAATCAGatg GCAGGTGTTGGATGGATGCTTTGGAGCTGGCACTGAAATGTTCAAGTCTGCTGAAACGTACAATGATTAGAGAAGGTAAAGAACATGATTTGAACTCTTCAGCAGACAGTACTCATGTCTCTCTCTATGGTCTGCTTCGTGCTAACAACATGCACAGTGGAGAAAACTTACC gttaaatgacagtgaaattGAAAGACATCACTTTAAAGATCAAGATATGTACTCTGACAAATCTGATAAGGAAAATGACCATGACCACGAGGAATCTGATAATGATGGATTGGGAAAAAGCGAAGAAAGCGATAGTGACACATCAGAGCGACAGGATGATTCTTATATTGATCCAGAACCAATTGACATCAAGGAAACTACTTATGTAGAACAGAGTCCTGAAGAACTTGGGGAG GCTGGGGAGGCCGCTCAGACAGAAGTAGtgtcagaggaaaacaaaagtcTTATCTGGACACTACTGAAACAAGTCCGGCCAGGAATGGACTTGTCCAAGGTTGTACTACCTACATTTATCTTGGAACCTCGTTCTTTCCTGGACAAGCTGTCTGATTACTACTACCATGCAGACTTTCTGTCTGA AGCTGCTCTTGAAGAGAATGCGTACAACCGCATGAAAAAAGTAGTGAAGTGGTATTTGTCCGGATTCTACAAAAAGCCAAAG GGACTAAAAAAGCCATACAATCCTATACTTGGTGAGACTTTCCGCTGCGTTTGGATTCATCCAAGGACGAATAGCAAGACTTTTTACATTGCAGAACAG GTATCCCATCACCCTCCAATATCTGCCTTCTATGTTAGCAACCGCAAGGATGGTTTTTGCCTTAGTGGTAGCATTCTGGCCAAATCCAAATTCTATG GGAATTCATTATCTGCCATACTAGATGGAGAAGGACGGCTAACATTCCTAAATAGGGGAGAAGATTATGTAATGACAATGCCATATGCTCATTGTAAAG gAATACTTTATGGCACAATGACCTTAGAGCTTGGGGGAACAGTCAACATCACATGTGAGAAAACTGGCTACAGTGCAACAATTGAATTCAAACTCAAG cCTTTTTTAGGTAACAATGACAGTGTTAACCAAATATCAGGGAAAATTAAGCTTGGCAAAGAAGTTTTGGCTATTTTGGAGGGTCACTGG GACAGTGAAGTTACTATTAGTGACAAGAGGACAGATATTTCAGAGACATTCTGGAACCCAACATCTGATATCAAGCAGCGTAGATTACCTAGATACACAGTGAAGTTTGAAGAGCAAGATGATTTTGAGTCAGAGAA GCTCTGGCAACAAGTGACAAGggcaataaataataaagacCAAACAGAAGCTACTCAAGAGAAATACGTTCTggaagaagctcagagaaggcgTGCCAAAGAGAGGAAACTTAAGGGTGAAGAGTGGACATGCAAGCTCTTTGATCAGGATTCAGTCACAGGAGAATGGCACTACAAATACGCCGA TACCAGACCGTGGGACCCTTTGAATGATATGGTCCAATTTGAAAAAGATGGTACCATCCAAACAAAAGTTCGACATCGGACACCAATG GTTAATGTTCCAAAAATCAAACGAAAGCCAGCAGGTCAGAAGAAAGGGGAGTGTGGTTTCTCATCCCCAGAGCCCGATAACCAGGATTCCTCTGGGAGTGAAG